Proteins encoded within one genomic window of Couchioplanes caeruleus:
- a CDS encoding nucleotidyltransferase domain-containing protein, which translates to MALSDARLYELAERLVAVPGVAGVLLGGSRARGTHTPDSDTDLGLYYRPPLDVAALNALAREVAGPHAKVTAPGEWGPWVDGGGWLTVDGAAVDWIYRDLDRVARAAEEAERGRYAFHTQAGHPLGVADFAYAGEVALGVILADPSGELAALRARTRTVPPALREALVKGLWEADFLIGVARKAVSRGDSAYVAGCLFRIVGVCAHALHGAAGRWLVNEKGAVAAAAALPGAPERFRERVDALFARVAADPLQLSAALDAATDLILETADACAMMSR; encoded by the coding sequence GTGGCCTTGAGCGATGCGCGACTGTACGAGCTGGCGGAGCGTCTGGTGGCGGTGCCGGGAGTCGCCGGCGTCCTGCTCGGCGGCAGCCGCGCGCGGGGCACGCACACTCCCGACTCCGATACGGACCTCGGGCTCTACTACCGTCCTCCGCTCGACGTCGCCGCGCTCAACGCCCTCGCCCGCGAGGTGGCCGGCCCCCACGCCAAGGTCACCGCGCCCGGTGAGTGGGGGCCGTGGGTGGACGGCGGCGGGTGGCTCACCGTGGACGGCGCCGCCGTGGACTGGATCTACCGCGACCTCGACCGGGTCGCCCGGGCGGCGGAGGAGGCCGAGCGCGGTCGGTACGCGTTCCACACCCAGGCCGGGCACCCGCTCGGCGTCGCGGATTTCGCGTACGCCGGGGAAGTGGCCCTGGGTGTGATCCTGGCCGACCCGTCCGGCGAGCTGGCCGCGCTGCGGGCGCGCACCCGGACCGTCCCGCCGGCGCTGCGCGAAGCGCTGGTGAAGGGCCTCTGGGAGGCCGACTTCCTGATCGGCGTGGCGCGCAAGGCGGTGTCGCGTGGCGACTCGGCCTACGTCGCCGGCTGCCTCTTCCGCATCGTCGGCGTCTGCGCCCACGCCCTGCACGGCGCGGCCGGGCGGTGGCTCGTCAACGAGAAGGGCGCGGTGGCCGCGGCGGCGGCGCTGCCCGGCGCGCCCGAGCGGTTCCGGGAGCGGGTCGACGCGCTCTTCGCCCGGGTGGCCGCCGATCCGCTGCAGTTGTCGGCGGCCCTCGACGCGGCCACGGACCTCATTCTGGAGACCGCCGACGCGTGCGCCATGATGTCGCGATGA
- a CDS encoding peptidase E: protein MTADEPTILATSAGFERGAHGLFDLRPGPIHHFAAELANAGPDARFCFLHQAIGDPENWIGATYAAFAKTGYRASHLQLFPMPNHEDIRAHLLDQDVIWVNGGSVANLCAVWRVHGLEEILHEAWQAGVVLGGVSAGSICWHAGGSTDSYGLKLRGFTDGLGWLPYSNGVHYDAEEQRRPMMHKLIGDGTLPDGYATDDGAGLVYRGTRLAEVVADKEGPLGYELKRAADGSVVETPLPTRVLKY from the coding sequence ATGACCGCCGATGAACCCACCATTCTCGCCACCAGCGCCGGCTTCGAGCGGGGCGCGCACGGACTCTTCGACCTGCGCCCCGGCCCGATCCATCACTTCGCCGCCGAGCTGGCGAACGCCGGTCCGGACGCCAGGTTCTGTTTCCTGCACCAGGCCATCGGCGACCCGGAGAACTGGATCGGTGCCACGTATGCGGCCTTCGCGAAGACCGGTTACCGGGCGTCGCATCTGCAGCTCTTCCCGATGCCCAACCACGAGGACATCCGCGCGCACCTGCTGGACCAGGACGTCATCTGGGTCAACGGCGGCAGCGTCGCCAACCTCTGCGCAGTCTGGCGGGTGCACGGCCTCGAGGAGATCCTGCACGAGGCGTGGCAGGCGGGTGTGGTGCTCGGTGGCGTCTCGGCGGGCTCGATCTGCTGGCATGCCGGCGGCAGCACGGACAGCTATGGGCTGAAGCTGCGCGGGTTCACCGACGGGCTGGGCTGGCTGCCGTACAGCAACGGGGTGCACTACGACGCCGAGGAGCAGCGCCGCCCGATGATGCACAAGCTGATCGGCGACGGGACGCTGCCCGACGGGTACGCGACCGACGACGGCGCCGGCCTTGTCTATCGCGGCACCCGGCTCGCCGAGGTGGTGGCCGACAAGGAGGGTCCGCTGGGCTACGAGCTGAAGCGGGCAGCGGACGGCTCGGTCGTCGAGACGCCGCTGCCCACCCGCGTGCTGAAGTACTAG
- a CDS encoding ThuA domain-containing protein yields MIGKLLAALLLIPAPVVAADDPYDVLVFSRTTGFRHDSIAAGTQAVRDLGAQHGFSVTATEDPAVFTTAGLAGYEAVVFLNTTGDVLDAGQQAAFESYIRGGGGYAGVHAAADTEYDWPFYGELVGAWFASHPAIQSATVVLEDRAHAATAHLPQRWNRTDEWYDYRTNARSTAHVLATLDESTYSGGRMGADHPHAWCKTLDAGRSFYTGGGHTRESYADPAFRAHLLGGIRYAAGQAHADCRPETGYSKLYDGATTGWSQAGPGGFTNADATLTSTGGMGLFWYSAAQFTSYSLKLDWKTAGDDNSGVFLGFPPSNDPWSAVNNGYEVQIDATDAPDRTTGAVYGFKSADLAARDAALNPSGEWNTFELLVEGERLQIFLNGRKINDFTNTDPARSLAGHIGLQNHGAGDDVSFRNVRVRELGGPNPPRTGPVVGLAGKCLDVAGAGTADGTKVQLYTCNQTNAQNWTVTSGGDIKALGKCLDVAGGGTANGTRAQLWTCNGTGAQTWAPQPDGTIRNPQSGRCLDVSANRPVNGQQIHIWDCHGGANQRWTLP; encoded by the coding sequence ATGATCGGCAAACTGCTCGCCGCCCTGCTCCTGATCCCGGCACCGGTGGTGGCCGCCGACGATCCGTACGACGTGCTGGTCTTCTCCCGGACGACCGGCTTCCGGCACGACTCCATCGCAGCCGGCACCCAGGCCGTCCGCGACCTCGGCGCCCAGCACGGCTTCTCGGTCACCGCGACCGAGGACCCGGCCGTTTTCACCACAGCCGGCCTCGCCGGGTACGAGGCGGTCGTCTTCCTCAACACCACCGGCGACGTCCTCGACGCCGGGCAGCAGGCCGCCTTCGAGAGCTACATCCGCGGCGGAGGCGGGTACGCGGGCGTGCACGCCGCCGCCGACACGGAGTACGACTGGCCCTTCTACGGCGAGCTCGTCGGCGCCTGGTTCGCCTCCCACCCGGCGATCCAATCCGCCACCGTGGTGCTCGAGGACCGGGCGCACGCGGCGACCGCCCACCTGCCGCAGCGCTGGAACCGCACCGACGAGTGGTACGACTACCGCACCAACGCCCGCTCGACCGCGCACGTGCTGGCCACGCTCGACGAGAGCACGTACTCCGGCGGCCGGATGGGCGCCGACCACCCGCACGCGTGGTGCAAGACGCTCGACGCCGGCCGCTCCTTCTACACCGGCGGCGGGCACACGCGAGAGTCGTACGCCGATCCCGCCTTCCGCGCCCACCTGCTCGGCGGCATCCGGTACGCGGCCGGACAGGCTCACGCCGACTGCCGCCCCGAGACGGGCTACTCGAAGCTCTACGACGGCGCGACGACCGGCTGGTCCCAGGCCGGCCCGGGCGGCTTCACCAACGCGGACGCGACCCTGACCTCCACCGGCGGCATGGGCCTGTTCTGGTACAGCGCCGCGCAGTTCACGAGCTACTCGCTCAAGCTCGACTGGAAGACGGCCGGCGACGACAACTCCGGCGTCTTCCTCGGCTTCCCGCCGTCGAACGACCCGTGGTCCGCGGTGAACAACGGCTATGAGGTGCAGATCGACGCCACCGACGCACCCGACCGCACCACCGGCGCGGTCTACGGTTTCAAGTCGGCCGACCTCGCCGCCCGCGACGCCGCACTGAACCCGTCCGGCGAGTGGAACACCTTCGAGCTCCTGGTCGAGGGCGAACGCCTGCAAATCTTCCTCAACGGCCGAAAGATCAACGACTTCACCAACACCGACCCGGCGCGCTCCCTGGCCGGACACATCGGCCTGCAGAACCACGGTGCGGGCGACGACGTGTCCTTCCGCAACGTCCGCGTCAGGGAGCTCGGCGGCCCGAACCCCCCGCGCACCGGACCCGTCGTCGGCCTGGCCGGCAAGTGCCTCGACGTCGCCGGCGCGGGTACGGCCGACGGCACGAAGGTCCAGCTCTACACGTGCAACCAGACCAACGCGCAGAATTGGACCGTCACGTCCGGCGGAGACATCAAGGCGCTGGGCAAGTGCCTGGACGTCGCCGGCGGCGGCACGGCCAACGGCACCCGGGCGCAACTGTGGACGTGCAACGGCACCGGCGCCCAGACCTGGGCGCCGCAGCCGGACGGCACGATCCGCAACCCGCAGTCCGGCCGCTGCCTCGACGTCAGCGCCAACCGCCCGGTCAACGGTCAGCAGATCCACATCTGGGACTGCCACGGCGGCGCCAACCAGCGGTGGACGCTCCCCTAG
- a CDS encoding PQQ-dependent sugar dehydrogenase — protein sequence MVAVTAAALLTAVSAPARAHDIDPDDYQQVTLAKGVAEVGEPMAIAVLPDRSVLHTARNGTLRRTDANGTTTVVGTVAVYSHDEEGLQGVGVDPGFGTNRHIYLYYAPPLATPSGDAPATGTTWTSWHGVNRLSRFTLNADFSLNPASKVDVLDVPADRGLCCHVGGDIDFDAAGNLYLSTGDDANPFDSAGYSPLDERTNRNPGYDAQRSAGNTNDLRGKVLRIKVNGNGSYSIPAGNLFPPGTPLTRPEIYAMGFRNPFRMSVDRATGIVYLGDYGPDAGATNPARGPGGQVEFNRITSPGNYGWPYCTGTNTPTETYNEWNFATNSTGPKYDCAAGPVNNSFRNTGQSKLPPARPAWIRYGGDAGSPPEFGSGSESPMGGPVYRFDANLASPTKFPASLDGHFFAGELGRGWIKPIHVGADGSVGEIAAFPWVGKQVMDMAFGPEGALYVLDYGTGYFAGDENSALYRFDYLTGANRAPTAVAGADRTSGQPPLTVTFSSAGSSDPEGGALTYSWAFGDGTTSTAANPTKTYTRTGTFAATLTVTDAEGLTGTATVTVTVGNTAPTVRIIDPPAGSLFAYGDSVPFTVAVTDPEDPSIDCAKVTMTYVLGHDNHGHQITSRTGCTGAIPIPVDGEHDSAANIFAVFDAGYTDGGGLTTHTQHILQPRHRQAEHYKAASGITPITKTQAEGGKTVGNIHNGDWIAFEPYRLDKAVSFTARVSSGGAGGILQLRMGSPTGTVLGSAAIPVTGSWETFTEVTGAISGAPPAGGTLYLTFSGGAGALFDVDAFTLDGAGTARTGAIRGLAGKCLDVAGGSPADGTKIQLYTCNGTAAQTWTVSPESTIKALGKCLDVAGGGTANGTRAQLHTCNGTGAQAWSARTDGTIRNPQSGRCLDVSANNPADGQQIHIWDCHGAANQKWVLP from the coding sequence GTGGTGGCCGTGACGGCGGCGGCCCTGCTCACCGCCGTGTCGGCCCCCGCGCGGGCCCACGACATCGACCCCGACGACTACCAGCAAGTGACCCTCGCCAAGGGCGTCGCCGAGGTCGGCGAGCCGATGGCGATCGCCGTCCTGCCCGACCGCTCCGTGCTGCACACCGCACGCAACGGGACGCTGCGGCGTACGGACGCGAACGGCACCACGACCGTCGTCGGCACGGTCGCCGTCTACAGCCACGACGAGGAAGGGCTGCAGGGCGTCGGCGTCGACCCGGGCTTCGGCACCAACCGGCACATCTACCTCTACTACGCGCCGCCGCTCGCCACGCCCTCCGGCGACGCCCCGGCCACCGGCACCACCTGGACTTCCTGGCACGGCGTCAACCGGCTGTCGCGGTTCACGCTCAACGCCGACTTCAGCCTCAACCCGGCCAGCAAGGTGGACGTCCTCGACGTGCCGGCCGACCGCGGCCTCTGCTGCCACGTCGGCGGCGACATCGACTTCGACGCGGCGGGCAACCTCTACCTGTCCACCGGCGACGACGCCAACCCGTTCGACTCCGCCGGCTACTCGCCGCTCGACGAACGGACCAACCGCAATCCCGGCTACGACGCACAGCGCAGCGCCGGCAACACCAACGATCTGCGCGGCAAGGTACTGCGGATCAAGGTGAACGGCAACGGGTCGTACTCGATCCCTGCCGGCAACCTGTTCCCGCCAGGCACCCCGCTGACCCGCCCCGAGATCTACGCGATGGGCTTCCGCAACCCGTTCCGGATGAGCGTCGACCGGGCGACCGGCATCGTCTACCTCGGCGACTACGGCCCGGACGCGGGCGCCACCAATCCCGCGCGAGGTCCGGGCGGCCAGGTGGAGTTCAACCGGATCACCAGTCCGGGCAACTACGGCTGGCCGTACTGCACCGGCACCAACACCCCCACCGAGACCTACAACGAGTGGAACTTCGCCACCAACAGCACCGGACCGAAGTACGACTGCGCCGCCGGGCCGGTCAACAACTCGTTCCGCAACACCGGCCAGAGCAAGCTGCCGCCGGCCCGTCCGGCCTGGATCAGATACGGCGGCGACGCCGGCTCCCCGCCCGAGTTCGGCAGCGGCTCCGAGTCCCCGATGGGCGGCCCGGTCTACCGCTTCGATGCGAACCTCGCCTCGCCGACGAAGTTCCCGGCCTCCCTCGACGGGCACTTCTTCGCCGGCGAACTGGGCCGCGGCTGGATCAAGCCGATCCACGTCGGCGCGGACGGCTCGGTGGGCGAGATCGCCGCGTTCCCCTGGGTGGGCAAGCAGGTCATGGACATGGCCTTCGGCCCGGAGGGCGCGCTGTACGTCCTCGACTACGGCACCGGCTACTTCGCCGGCGACGAGAACTCCGCGCTCTACCGCTTCGACTACCTCACCGGGGCCAACCGGGCACCGACCGCGGTGGCCGGCGCCGATCGGACCTCCGGGCAGCCACCGCTGACCGTCACGTTCTCCTCGGCGGGCTCCTCGGATCCGGAGGGCGGGGCGCTGACGTACTCCTGGGCCTTCGGCGACGGCACCACCTCGACCGCGGCCAACCCGACGAAGACGTACACCCGCACCGGCACCTTCGCCGCGACGCTGACGGTGACCGACGCCGAGGGCCTCACCGGCACCGCGACCGTGACGGTCACGGTCGGCAACACCGCCCCGACGGTACGCATCATCGACCCGCCCGCCGGTTCCCTGTTCGCCTACGGCGACTCGGTCCCGTTCACCGTTGCGGTCACCGACCCGGAGGACCCGTCGATCGATTGCGCGAAGGTCACGATGACCTACGTCCTGGGCCACGACAACCACGGCCACCAGATCACCTCGCGCACCGGCTGTACCGGCGCGATCCCGATTCCGGTCGACGGTGAACACGACTCCGCGGCGAACATCTTCGCGGTCTTCGACGCCGGGTACACCGACGGCGGCGGCCTGACCACGCACACCCAGCACATCCTCCAGCCCCGGCATCGCCAGGCCGAGCACTACAAGGCGGCCTCGGGCATCACCCCGATCACCAAGACGCAGGCCGAGGGCGGCAAGACCGTCGGCAACATCCACAACGGCGACTGGATCGCGTTCGAGCCGTACCGGCTGGACAAGGCCGTCTCCTTCACCGCCCGGGTCTCCTCCGGCGGCGCCGGCGGCATCCTGCAACTTCGGATGGGCTCGCCGACCGGCACCGTGCTCGGCTCGGCGGCGATCCCGGTGACCGGGAGCTGGGAAACGTTCACCGAGGTGACCGGGGCGATCAGCGGCGCACCGCCGGCGGGTGGCACGCTCTACCTGACCTTCTCCGGCGGCGCCGGCGCCTTGTTCGACGTGGACGCCTTCACCCTCGACGGCGCCGGCACGGCACGCACGGGAGCGATCCGGGGCCTGGCCGGCAAGTGCCTGGACGTGGCGGGCGGCTCCCCGGCCGACGGCACGAAGATCCAGCTCTACACGTGCAACGGCACCGCGGCGCAGACCTGGACGGTCAGCCCGGAGAGCACGATCAAGGCCCTCGGCAAGTGCCTCGACGTCGCCGGAGGCGGCACCGCGAACGGCACCAGGGCCCAACTCCACACGTGCAACGGCACCGGCGCCCAGGCCTGGTCGGCGCGGACCGACGGCACGATCCGCAACCCGCAGTCGGGGCGCTGCCTCGACGTCTCCGCGAACAATCCCGCCGACGGCCAGCAGATCCACATCTGGGACTGCCACGGCGCGGCCAACCAGAAGTGGGTGCTGCCATGA
- a CDS encoding PH domain-containing protein encodes MTAPVYDSKGQYQQVASGLLEGEQIIAVYDAVGVGTGFIGLTDRRVIIQDKSFVGKRFAITSIPYSKISSVSVVSNKSWAGQYFSTGTIAITVGQHVYEVEFRGSDKTHHVHNVILHYAA; translated from the coding sequence ATGACGGCTCCGGTCTACGACAGCAAGGGTCAGTACCAGCAGGTCGCGTCCGGCCTCCTCGAGGGTGAACAGATCATCGCGGTCTACGACGCGGTCGGCGTCGGCACCGGCTTCATCGGCCTGACCGACCGTCGAGTGATCATCCAGGACAAGTCCTTCGTCGGCAAGCGCTTCGCGATCACGAGCATTCCGTATTCGAAGATCAGCAGCGTGAGCGTGGTCAGCAACAAGAGCTGGGCCGGGCAGTACTTCTCCACCGGCACCATCGCGATCACCGTCGGCCAGCATGTGTACGAGGTCGAGTTCCGCGGCTCGGACAAGACCCACCACGTCCACAACGTAATCCTGCATTACGCCGCCTGA
- a CDS encoding 4a-hydroxytetrahydrobiopterin dehydratase, producing the protein MRGRKTRGARPDYLTDALAVLGGWTRDGVQLKRVLPCDDSQHAALTERIKVAADTLRLRPRIQRADGHTQILLGASDGGAITDGEVTLAARIEDAYRTVVGPR; encoded by the coding sequence ATGCGGGGCAGGAAGACACGGGGCGCCCGCCCCGATTACCTGACCGACGCACTCGCGGTGCTGGGCGGCTGGACCCGGGACGGAGTCCAGCTCAAACGGGTTCTGCCCTGCGACGACAGTCAGCACGCCGCCCTGACCGAGCGGATAAAGGTCGCCGCCGACACCCTGCGCCTGCGGCCGCGCATACAGCGCGCGGATGGTCACACCCAGATCCTGCTCGGCGCGTCGGACGGCGGCGCCATCACCGACGGTGAGGTCACCCTGGCCGCCCGGATCGAGGACGCCTACCGCACGGTCGTCGGGCCACGGTAG
- a CDS encoding (deoxy)nucleoside triphosphate pyrophosphohydrolase, with translation MPPGQHVSVSPSRRVIVAAAIVKDGRVLACERSAPAEVAGRWEFPGGKVEPGESDAQALARECVEELGVHVEVGARVGPDVSLAHGRAVLRVFAVTLRDGDVPRALEHTAMRWLAVDELGSVPWLPADKPIVAELPALLAAERLA, from the coding sequence ATGCCCCCTGGACAGCACGTCAGCGTCTCGCCGTCACGCAGAGTGATCGTTGCGGCCGCCATCGTCAAGGACGGCCGGGTGTTGGCCTGCGAACGGTCCGCGCCCGCCGAGGTCGCGGGACGCTGGGAATTCCCCGGCGGCAAGGTCGAGCCCGGGGAGAGCGACGCCCAGGCCCTCGCCCGCGAATGCGTGGAGGAGCTGGGCGTCCACGTGGAGGTCGGCGCCCGGGTCGGTCCGGACGTGTCGCTGGCGCACGGCCGCGCCGTGCTGCGCGTCTTCGCCGTCACGCTCCGGGACGGCGACGTGCCGCGCGCCCTGGAGCACACCGCGATGCGCTGGCTCGCCGTCGACGAGCTCGGCAGCGTGCCGTGGCTGCCCGCCGACAAGCCGATCGTGGCGGAGCTTCCCGCGCTACTGGCCGCCGAACGTCTTGCGTAG
- a CDS encoding long-chain-fatty-acid--CoA ligase produces MTALSLATILAESARRYPDKVAVVDGDTRTTYRDLWAESLAYAAGLQELGVRPDDAVAVLIPNITDFPRVYYGALAAGARVVPVHLLLTPEEMAYVLRDSGASILVAHSSQLPTAAAAALKAGVRLVSVGPLPPDLPEAPPRLEKAVVAVPRLPTYVSREAEDVAVVFYTSGTTGKPKGALLTHLNLVMNATVNVFDVNDVRHEDVVLGCLPLFHTFGQSVSMNGAFRVGNTLVLLPRFTGEAAIELMVSERVTAFHGVPTMYVALLEAAAKADRLPDLRLCVSGGASLPIAVLERFTETFGATIFEGYGLSETSPTATANQPAFGARPGTIGHPIWGVEVEIARAKVDDRVELLPAGELGEIVVRGHNVFAGYLNRPEETAQALVDGWFRSGDLGTKDADGRITIVDRKKDLVIRGGFNVYPREVEEVLARHPAVVQVAVIGVPDAVHGEEICAVVVPDPGGVTAEELIEWSKERLGRHKYPRQVRFVEQLPMGPSFKVLKRELRKTFGGQ; encoded by the coding sequence ATGACCGCTCTGTCGTTGGCCACCATCCTCGCCGAGTCCGCCCGCCGATATCCTGACAAGGTCGCCGTGGTCGACGGCGACACCCGCACCACCTACCGGGACCTCTGGGCGGAATCCCTCGCCTACGCGGCGGGCCTGCAAGAGCTGGGCGTACGGCCCGACGACGCCGTGGCCGTGCTGATTCCCAACATCACCGACTTCCCCCGGGTCTACTACGGCGCGCTCGCCGCCGGCGCGCGCGTCGTGCCGGTGCACCTGCTGCTGACCCCCGAGGAGATGGCCTATGTCCTTCGCGACAGCGGCGCGAGCATTCTCGTGGCGCACTCCAGCCAGCTCCCGACGGCGGCCGCAGCCGCGTTGAAGGCCGGCGTCCGGCTCGTCTCCGTGGGTCCGCTGCCGCCCGATCTGCCGGAGGCCCCGCCACGCCTGGAGAAGGCCGTCGTGGCGGTCCCCAGACTGCCGACCTACGTGTCCCGCGAAGCCGAGGACGTCGCGGTGGTGTTCTACACGAGCGGCACGACCGGGAAACCGAAGGGCGCCCTGCTGACCCACCTCAACCTGGTGATGAACGCGACCGTCAACGTCTTCGACGTCAACGACGTGCGCCACGAGGACGTGGTCCTGGGCTGCCTGCCGCTGTTCCACACCTTCGGCCAGTCCGTGAGCATGAACGGCGCGTTCCGCGTCGGCAACACGCTCGTGCTGCTGCCCCGCTTCACCGGTGAGGCCGCGATCGAGCTGATGGTCAGCGAGCGCGTGACCGCCTTCCACGGCGTACCGACGATGTATGTCGCCCTGCTGGAGGCGGCCGCCAAGGCCGACCGCCTGCCCGATCTGAGGCTCTGCGTCTCCGGCGGCGCCTCCCTCCCGATCGCCGTCCTGGAACGGTTCACCGAGACCTTCGGGGCCACCATCTTCGAGGGGTACGGGCTCTCCGAGACCTCCCCGACCGCGACCGCCAACCAGCCGGCGTTCGGCGCCCGGCCCGGCACCATCGGGCATCCGATCTGGGGCGTCGAGGTGGAGATCGCCCGGGCCAAGGTCGACGACCGCGTCGAGCTGCTGCCCGCCGGGGAGTTGGGCGAGATCGTGGTCCGCGGCCACAACGTCTTCGCCGGCTACCTCAACCGGCCGGAGGAGACCGCCCAGGCCCTGGTCGACGGCTGGTTCCGCAGCGGCGACCTGGGCACCAAGGACGCCGACGGCCGCATCACCATCGTCGACCGCAAGAAGGACCTGGTCATCCGCGGCGGTTTCAACGTCTACCCGCGTGAGGTCGAGGAGGTGCTGGCTCGCCACCCCGCGGTCGTGCAGGTCGCGGTGATCGGGGTGCCGGATGCGGTGCACGGCGAGGAGATCTGCGCGGTCGTGGTGCCGGACCCGGGCGGAGTGACCGCCGAGGAGCTCATCGAGTGGTCCAAGGAGCGGCTGGGCCGGCACAAGTATCCGCGTCAGGTCCGCTTCGTCGAGCAGTTGCCGATGGGCCCGAGCTTCAAGGTGCTCAAACGGGAGCTACGCAAGACGTTCGGCGGCCAGTAG
- a CDS encoding acyl-CoA dehydrogenase family protein, with amino-acid sequence MDFSLSDEERAVRDTARQFITREVMPLEQEALRREREHRPGLDRSELRELRLKAKKFGFWGLSTPEEYGGMNLPAVMQSLIWTEAGRSFVQFSFGGEADNILYHANPEQKREYLIPTIEGERISCFAITEPGAGSDAANIKLSARQDGDDWILNGEKTFITNGNDADFVIVVAVTDREKGVRGGGTTAFLVDRDMGWRSEFIQTMGEGGPAALVFDDVRVPSRNILGEIGQGFELGMKWIGKGRYLIPSHALGIAERALGMAIDYANTRETFGRRIGENQAIQWMIADSEVELEAARWLTLRAAWTVDQGGDPRHSSSMAKLYGANMVNHVVDRVLQIHGGMGYTRELPIERWYRQVRLMRIYEGTDEMQRLIISRDLLRGYTKIGGHLA; translated from the coding sequence GTGGACTTTTCACTCAGCGACGAAGAGCGGGCGGTCCGCGACACCGCCCGCCAGTTCATCACCCGCGAGGTCATGCCGCTCGAGCAGGAGGCGCTGCGCCGCGAGCGGGAGCACCGGCCCGGCCTGGACCGCAGCGAGCTGCGCGAGCTCCGACTCAAGGCGAAGAAGTTCGGTTTCTGGGGACTGTCCACTCCGGAGGAGTACGGCGGCATGAACCTGCCCGCCGTCATGCAGTCCCTGATCTGGACCGAGGCCGGCCGCTCGTTCGTCCAGTTCTCGTTCGGCGGCGAGGCGGACAACATCCTTTATCACGCCAACCCCGAGCAGAAGCGGGAGTACCTGATCCCCACCATCGAGGGCGAACGGATTTCCTGCTTCGCGATCACCGAGCCGGGCGCCGGCTCGGACGCCGCGAACATCAAGCTCAGCGCGCGGCAGGACGGCGACGACTGGATCCTCAACGGCGAAAAGACCTTCATCACCAACGGCAACGACGCCGACTTCGTCATCGTGGTCGCGGTGACCGACCGGGAGAAGGGCGTCCGCGGCGGCGGCACCACCGCCTTCCTGGTCGACCGCGACATGGGGTGGCGTTCGGAGTTCATCCAGACCATGGGCGAGGGCGGCCCGGCCGCGCTGGTCTTCGACGACGTCCGGGTGCCTTCGCGCAACATCCTCGGCGAGATCGGTCAGGGCTTCGAGCTCGGCATGAAGTGGATCGGCAAGGGCCGCTACCTGATCCCGTCGCACGCGCTGGGCATCGCCGAGCGGGCGCTCGGCATGGCGATCGACTACGCCAACACCCGCGAGACCTTCGGCCGCCGGATCGGCGAGAACCAGGCCATCCAGTGGATGATCGCGGACTCCGAGGTCGAGCTGGAGGCGGCCCGCTGGCTGACCCTGCGCGCGGCCTGGACGGTCGACCAGGGCGGAGACCCGCGGCACTCGTCCTCGATGGCGAAGCTCTACGGCGCGAACATGGTCAACCACGTGGTGGACCGGGTCCTGCAGATCCACGGCGGCATGGGCTACACCCGCGAGCTGCCCATCGAGCGCTGGTACCGCCAGGTCCGCCTGATGCGCATCTACGAAGGCACCGACGAGATGCAACGCCTGATCATCTCCCGCGATCTGCTGCGGGGATACACCAAAATCGGAGGACACCTGGCATGA
- a CDS encoding TetR/AcrR family transcriptional regulator has translation MARPRQPVLTRQRIVEVAAALVDAEGLEAVSVRRLATELGVAGPSLYHHFATKNEILDAVADAVVAQVDVSSFATHGWADALRHWANSYHAVLCAHPNIVPVLAQGPGRRPAALAMADTVYGGLIDAGWPPARATHIGALMRYLVQGSALGSFAQGFDEDPKLYAERYPHLRDAHLLAEHRRSVDEGAFALGLDTVITGLEAMRNGVQR, from the coding sequence ATGGCCCGCCCCCGCCAGCCGGTGCTCACCCGGCAGCGGATCGTCGAGGTGGCGGCCGCTCTCGTGGACGCCGAGGGGCTCGAGGCCGTCTCCGTGCGCCGACTCGCCACGGAGCTCGGCGTCGCCGGGCCGTCCCTCTACCACCATTTCGCCACCAAGAACGAGATTCTGGACGCGGTCGCCGACGCGGTGGTCGCCCAGGTGGACGTCTCTTCCTTCGCCACGCACGGGTGGGCGGACGCGCTGCGGCACTGGGCGAACTCGTACCACGCGGTGCTGTGCGCCCACCCGAACATCGTTCCGGTGCTGGCCCAGGGCCCCGGGCGCCGCCCGGCGGCCCTCGCCATGGCCGACACCGTCTACGGCGGCCTCATCGACGCGGGCTGGCCGCCGGCGCGCGCCACCCACATCGGCGCGCTGATGCGCTATCTGGTGCAGGGTTCGGCGCTCGGCTCCTTCGCCCAGGGCTTCGACGAGGACCCGAAGTTGTACGCCGAGCGCTACCCCCACCTGCGCGACGCCCACCTGCTCGCCGAGCACCGCCGCAGCGTCGACGAAGGGGCGTTCGCGCTCGGCCTGGACACCGTGATCACCGGCCTCGAGGCCATGCGGAACGGAGTGCAGCGATGA